The Streptomyces capitiformicae genome contains the following window.
TGACTCGGTGGAACTGAGCGACGGCGGTACGGCCACCCTGTGGTCGGAACGGGTCGCCCTGGCCGGCGCGGAGGCGGTGACGTCGTACACCACGGGCCCGCTGACCGGAGTCCCGGCGGTGACCCGTAACTCGTACGGCTCGGGCACGACCTGGTACGTGGCCACCCGCCCGGACCCGACGACCCTCGCGTCCCTGCTGTCCCGCATCCGCGAGGAGGCGGGCGTCAAGCCGGTACGCACGACTCCCGAGACCGTGGAGGCGGTACTGCGCCGGGGCCCCGACGCCGACTACCTCTTCCTGATCAACCACGGGGACGAGGACGCCGAGGTCAAGGTCGCGCCCGGGGCGGTCGAACTGCTGACGGGCAAGCCGGTCGAGGGCGGCGCCCCGCTGAAGGTGGCGGCCGGAGACGTGGCGGTCGTACGCGAACCACGCTGACGGCCGACGATTACGGCAGGACAGGGCCGTGGCTCCGCTGGGGGCCACGGCCCTGCGCGTTGGTGTTGGCCGAATAGGAGGAGCCGGCGCCAGGAACCGGCAGCATGTCGCCGTGACTTGTAGCATCTGAGCACCGCGGCACGAGGGGGAAGCGTGATCGAACTGTCCGAGATGATCCGTGAGTTGAGGCAGCAGCTGAACAGTGCGCTCGCGGACGGCGTCGACGACGCGGTCCGGTTCGAGGTCGGTCCCGTGGAGATCGAGGCGACCGTTGCGGTCACCCGGGAGGCCGGCGCGGATGCCAAGGTCCGGCTGTGGGTCGTCGACGCCGGGGCGAACGGCAAGTACGCGCACGCGCAGACCCAGCGCATCACGGTCACCCTGACGCCGAAGGTCGTCGCGGCCGGGGGCGGTGCCCCGCAGTCGGTGCTGATCGCGGGCGGCGAGGTTGACGGCGAACGCTGACCGGGCTGGACTGCGGCCGGAGCGGGTCGCCGAGGTCATCGTCGCCGCGCCCGACGGTGGCATGGGGCGGCGCGGGTCAGGGTTTCTCGTCGCGCCGGGCAAGGTGCTGACCGCCGCGCACGTCGTCGAGGGTGCCACGAACCTCCGCGTGCGATTCCAGGCCGACCGGCCGGGGGAGCGGACCGTCGAGGCGCGCGTGGCATGGCGGAACGAGGACATCGACATCGCCGTACTCGCATCTGCATGTCCGGACGACGACAGCGACCCGGCTCCCACCTCCGTCCGGTACGGCCGTGTCGGTGACCACGACGCCGTACTGCGCTGCACGGCCCTCGGCTTCCCCCGCTTCAAGCTCCGTACAGACGACGGCGGTTCACGCTTCCGGGACGCGGAGCACGCCGACGCGACCTGCGCGGTGCTGTCCAACCGGCGCGAGGGCACGCTCGATCTCCGTATCGCCTCGCCCCCGGCGGACGACCCCGACCCCGAGCGGGACGCGTGGGAGGGCATGTCCGGCGCGGCCGTCTTCGCGGGAGGTCGGCTCGTCGGCGTGGTCACCCGGCACCACCGTTCCGAGGGCCCCGGCCGTATCGCGGCGAGCCGGGTGGACCGCTGGGCCGAGAAGCTGTCGGTGACACAACTTGGTGAGTTGGAAAGTGAGTTGGGCTGCACGCTGTCCCCCTCCGCTTTGCCGGACGCCGTACCGGCCACCAAACTCGACCTCATCCAGGAGGTCTACCGCGCCCAACTCGCCGACATCGCCCCCAAGGAACTGACGGACAGGGAGGTCGAACTCCGCGACCTGGTGGAGTTCTGCGGCGGTCCGGCGGAGTACCGGTGGCTGCAGGGACCGCCCTGGGCAGGGAAGACGGCACTCGCGGCATGGTTCGCGCTGCACCCACCACGCGGCGTGGTCCCCGTGTGGTTCTTCATCACGGCACGCTATGCGAGCCAGTCGGACAGCGACGCGTACACGGCCGCCCTCATCGACCAACTCGCCACGATCGCCGGCCGCGAACCCGCTCGCCACGGCACCCCGACCGCCCGCGACGGCGAACGCCGCCTCCTGCTCCGCGAAGCCGCCGAACGCGTCGCCGAGCAGGGCGGCACCCTCCTGTTGGTCGTGGACGGCCTGGACGAGGACCAGTCCCGCGAACCGGGCGGCACCGGCACGAGCATCGCCTCCCTCCTCCCCGAGCGACTGCCGCCCAACCTCCGCGTACTGGTCACCAGCCGCCCGAGCCCCGGCATCCCCCCGGACATCAAGGGCAGCCATCCCCTGCGCCAGTGCCCGCCCGTGGAACTCTCCGCCACGGACGCGGCCCGCCACACCGAGTACGAGGCCAAGTACGACCTCCAGCGGGCCCTGTCCGGTGACCAGTTGGAGCGCGACGTGGTCGGGCTGCTCACCGCCGCCCGCGGCACCCTCTCGACCGGCGACCTCTGTGAACTCACGGGCGGGTCCGACTACACGCTCCGTCGGCGGCTCGGCAGCGTCTTCGGGCGCATTCTGCGGCTGCGCGGCGGTGGCAGCGACTCCGGCGGCGACGTGACGATGTATATGACCAGCCGCGGCTATCTCTTCGCCCACGAGACGCTTCTGAGCGCGGCTCAGGACGAGTTGGGCCGGGACGTGGACGCGTACGCGGAGAAGGTGCACGGCTGGGCGGAGAAGTACCGGGGCCTGGGCTGGCCGGAGAGCACCCCGCCGTACCTCCTCCAGCCGT
Protein-coding sequences here:
- a CDS encoding trypco2 family protein; amino-acid sequence: MIELSEMIRELRQQLNSALADGVDDAVRFEVGPVEIEATVAVTREAGADAKVRLWVVDAGANGKYAHAQTQRITVTLTPKVVAAGGGAPQSVLIAGGEVDGER